The Humulus lupulus chromosome 3, drHumLupu1.1, whole genome shotgun sequence genome window below encodes:
- the LOC133825471 gene encoding uncharacterized protein LOC133825471, protein MSSEDVFDHYTAAATPSSRKKDSKRVRGESSKTSSKKARTEVPSAAAPSRETTPPPTKETTPPTSPLDQPSSTVSVGQHSTPAAPTDQPHHTQPEDTLGSTVRRTSTLATQTKDFDIRHTEAVKVLEGKNADLLEKNAELTKQNDELLEQKAQLTEELLECRAALNKSNEDKEKFRESAKLNFQEVKQLGLDLTARKKETEELEGRVKELEETNAKNMEKYREATHLCFYKFWKHNQKADFS, encoded by the exons ATGTCGTCTGAAGACGTGTTCGATCACTACACTGCCGCTGCTACCCCCTCGAGCaggaagaaggatagcaagagggttCGCGGAGAAAGCAGCAAGACTTCTTCAAAGAAGGCCCGGACAGAGGTTCCTTCTGCAGCTGCTCCTTCGAGGGAAACCACGCCACCTCCCACAAAGGAAACAACGCCACCTACTTCTCCACTCGACCAGCCATCTTCAACTGTATCGGTCGGCCAGCACTCTACTCCTGCAGCGCCTACCGACCAGCCACACCACACTCAACCCGAAGACACTCTGGGCAGCACCGTG CGTCGCACAAGTACTTTGGCCACCCAGACCAAAGACTTTGACATCAGGCATACTGAGGCAGTGAAGGTGCTCGAGGGGAAAaatgctgacctgctcgagaAAAACGCAGAACTGACCAAGCAGAATGACGAACTGCTCGAGCAGAAAGCCCAGCTGACCGAAGAGCTACTGGAGTGTCGAGCTGCCCTAAACAAATCTaatgaagataaagaaaaattcagggagagtgccaAACTCAACTTTCAAGAAGTTAAACAGCTTGGGCTCGATCTGACTGCAAGAAAAaaggagacggaggagctggaGGGGCGTGTTAAGGAGCTCGAAGAGACTAATGCCAAAAACAtggagaagtatagggaagccacccacctttgcttctacaAGTTTTGGAAGCATAATCAAAAGGCCGACTTCAGCTAA